In the genome of Oscillatoria salina IIICB1, one region contains:
- a CDS encoding TetR/AcrR family transcriptional regulator, producing MAKRSRSKSIQSRELLAAANQVVVSQGVEALTLNAVANAAGVSKGGLLHHFPNKEALIAAMIQQALDKFVETLNDELAREPAPDTPGHWVRAYIRASALDDQENYELHFNLLAANFTNPELLKPMRDFWENCHNKIVSSGLDPKVATMIRLAMDGLWLTNLHGFAPLQEPLRSQVIETALTLAQP from the coding sequence ATGGCGAAACGCTCACGCTCAAAGTCTATTCAATCAAGGGAACTGCTTGCGGCTGCCAATCAAGTTGTCGTGAGCCAAGGAGTTGAGGCACTTACACTGAATGCTGTTGCTAACGCAGCAGGCGTGAGTAAGGGCGGGCTATTGCATCATTTCCCCAACAAGGAGGCTTTAATTGCCGCAATGATTCAGCAGGCGTTAGATAAGTTTGTTGAAACATTAAATGATGAACTCGCACGAGAGCCAGCCCCCGATACGCCAGGTCATTGGGTAAGAGCTTATATTCGAGCCTCGGCACTGGACGATCAGGAAAATTACGAGCTTCACTTTAACTTGCTAGCTGCAAATTTTACGAATCCTGAATTGCTCAAGCCAATGCGGGATTTCTGGGAAAATTGTCACAACAAAATCGTTTCTAGTGGACTCGATCCAAAAGTCGCGACGATGATCCGACTGGCGATGGACGGTTTATGGTTAACCAATTTGCATGGGTTTGCACCCTTGCAGGAGCCGTTGCGATCGCAAGTCATCGAAACCGCTCTAACGCTGGCACAACCCTGA